A stretch of Microbacterium sp. 4R-513 DNA encodes these proteins:
- a CDS encoding alpha-L-fucosidase produces MFIAASRTDWFTQARFGLFIHLGPYSVLGGEEWVRSIDRLSIEQYQPAVDGFQPHELDAQAWARSAAAAGMKYAVLTAKHHDGFCLFDSALTTYSVMHNGFGRDLVREYVEAFRAEGIKVGLYYSLLDWHHPDYPVVGDEHHPHRDDPAWADHCPDFDRYLDYMHGQVEELVTKYGEIDILWFDFSYGSMLADKWRARELIEMVRWHQPNVIINNRLETSGGGFGSIVSDSPSPWAGDWVSPEQLVPEGGVRNERGEPVPWESCFTHNNHWGYFRDDDAYKSPRLLIRKLVEIVSNGGNMLLNVGPRPEGAFPEESIQVLAKVGDWLDKNGESVYGAGIADLPKPAWGYYTQSGSTVYAHVLEQPVGPLALTGIDASQVRSVRLLENGQPLNRADLWLTDPFPGTYFVSFGDNPAFTYPLPDEDDTVLAIELDME; encoded by the coding sequence ATGTTTATCGCCGCGTCCCGCACCGACTGGTTTACCCAGGCTCGATTCGGGCTCTTCATCCACCTCGGGCCGTACTCCGTGCTCGGGGGTGAAGAGTGGGTCAGATCGATCGATCGACTCTCGATCGAGCAGTATCAACCCGCGGTCGACGGATTTCAGCCACATGAACTCGATGCTCAGGCGTGGGCACGCAGTGCCGCCGCCGCGGGGATGAAGTATGCCGTCCTCACGGCGAAGCACCACGACGGATTCTGCCTCTTCGATTCCGCGCTGACGACATATTCGGTGATGCACAACGGGTTCGGGCGCGACCTCGTCAGGGAGTACGTCGAGGCGTTCCGCGCAGAAGGCATCAAGGTCGGCCTGTACTACTCCCTGCTGGACTGGCATCACCCCGACTACCCTGTCGTCGGCGATGAGCATCACCCACACCGCGACGACCCGGCGTGGGCGGACCATTGCCCCGACTTCGATCGCTACCTCGACTACATGCACGGTCAGGTCGAGGAGCTCGTCACGAAGTATGGCGAGATCGACATCCTCTGGTTCGACTTCTCCTACGGCAGCATGCTCGCCGACAAATGGCGAGCTCGTGAACTCATCGAGATGGTGCGCTGGCACCAGCCGAACGTGATCATCAATAACCGGCTCGAGACGAGCGGGGGCGGCTTCGGGTCGATCGTCTCGGATAGCCCCAGCCCCTGGGCGGGCGACTGGGTCTCGCCCGAGCAGCTCGTGCCGGAGGGGGGTGTGCGGAACGAGCGCGGCGAACCCGTTCCGTGGGAGTCCTGCTTCACGCACAACAACCACTGGGGCTACTTCCGCGACGACGACGCCTACAAGAGCCCGCGCCTTCTCATCCGAAAGCTCGTCGAGATCGTGAGCAACGGCGGAAACATGCTCCTCAACGTCGGCCCCCGACCCGAGGGGGCCTTCCCCGAGGAGTCGATACAGGTGCTGGCGAAGGTGGGTGACTGGCTCGACAAGAACGGCGAGAGCGTCTACGGGGCCGGCATCGCCGACCTCCCCAAGCCTGCCTGGGGTTACTACACGCAGAGCGGTTCGACCGTCTACGCCCACGTCCTCGAGCAGCCCGTGGGCCCGCTCGCGCTAACGGGCATCGATGCCTCGCAGGTGCGATCGGTGCGGCTTCTTGAGAACGGGCAACCATTGAATCGCGCAGACCTGTGGCTGACGGATCCATTCCCCGGCACATATTTCGTCTCGTTCGGCGATAACCCGGCCTTCACCTATCCGCTGCCAGACGAGGACGACACGGTCCTCGCGATCGAACTGGACATGGAATGA
- a CDS encoding mandelate racemase/muconate lactonizing enzyme family protein: MTTITRAEARLIDLEVETVRTDAVQSFLKQETLFVEVETSDGLTGTGYSYTIGTGGGAVLSMLREHLLPRLAGRDSREVEAIWQDLHWSTHATVVGAITSLALAAVDTALWDLRARRAGQPLWQLAGGFRREVPIYDTEGGWLHLSTESLVEGAVDSQRRGLRGVKLKVGKPSITEDRQRLLAVREAIGPDMHIMVDANQSMTAAEAVRRAAAFEDAGLYWFEEPLPADDVSGHARLAASTSIPVAVGESLYSIGQFRDYLHRDAAGIVQVDVARVGGITPWLKVAHLAEAYNVAVCPHFLMELHVSLVAAVPNGAYVEHIPQLRAITRSQLQISDGFAIAPDTPGLGIEWDPDAIDDRRVA; the protein is encoded by the coding sequence ATGACGACGATCACTCGCGCTGAGGCGCGTCTCATCGACCTCGAGGTGGAAACGGTTCGTACGGATGCGGTGCAGTCGTTCCTGAAGCAGGAGACGCTGTTCGTCGAGGTCGAGACCTCGGATGGGCTGACCGGCACCGGGTACTCCTACACGATCGGTACCGGTGGGGGTGCGGTGCTGAGCATGCTTCGGGAGCACCTGCTGCCCCGGTTGGCGGGTCGTGATAGTCGCGAGGTCGAAGCCATTTGGCAGGACCTGCACTGGTCCACGCATGCGACGGTGGTCGGTGCGATCACGTCGCTTGCGCTGGCCGCAGTGGACACCGCGCTGTGGGATCTGCGGGCTCGTCGCGCGGGGCAGCCGTTGTGGCAGCTGGCAGGCGGTTTCCGCCGTGAGGTGCCGATCTACGACACCGAGGGTGGCTGGCTGCACCTGTCCACGGAAAGCCTGGTCGAGGGTGCGGTGGACTCGCAGCGGCGTGGTCTGCGCGGCGTGAAGCTGAAGGTGGGCAAGCCGTCGATCACCGAGGACCGGCAGCGGTTGCTGGCGGTGCGGGAGGCGATCGGACCGGATATGCACATCATGGTCGACGCGAACCAGTCGATGACCGCTGCTGAGGCGGTTCGGCGGGCGGCGGCGTTCGAAGACGCCGGCCTGTATTGGTTCGAGGAACCGCTTCCGGCCGACGACGTCAGCGGTCACGCTCGCTTGGCGGCGTCCACGTCGATCCCGGTCGCTGTGGGCGAGTCGCTGTACTCGATCGGGCAGTTCCGGGACTACCTGCACCGCGACGCTGCGGGCATCGTGCAAGTCGACGTGGCACGGGTCGGCGGTATCACCCCGTGGCTCAAGGTCGCCCACCTCGCCGAGGCGTACAACGTCGCCGTCTGTCCGCACTTCCTGATGGAACTGCACGTCAGCCTGGTCGCCGCGGTTCCCAACGGCGCCTACGTGGAACACATTCCACAGTTGCGGGCCATCACCCGGTCGCAATTGCAGATCAGCGACGGCTTCGCGATCGCTCCCGACACCCCCGGCCTCGGCATCGAGTGGGACCCCGACGCGATCGACGACCGCCGCGTCGCCTGA
- a CDS encoding FAD-dependent oxidoreductase, translated as MQTHDVVVIGAGLAGLRCAAELAAHGREVVVLEAADRVGGRQRRGAPSS; from the coding sequence ATGCAGACGCACGACGTGGTCGTGATCGGGGCGGGGCTCGCAGGCTTGCGGTGCGCCGCTGAACTGGCGGCGCACGGCCGCGAGGTGGTCGTGCTCGAGGCGGCGGATCGCGTCGGCGGACGGCAGCGCAGAGGCGCTCCATCGTCGTGA
- a CDS encoding methyltransferase, which produces MDFSLDALRRRPDLEGPGLPATDAADRLILDESAAARAHTKPGELLVIGDGYGALTLGSAADGAEAIRVHQDPLLGELALAANARGTGLADRFESSALVPGLVEGARVVLLRLPRSLDALRDVAGLLAAHAGPDVVVFAGGRIKHMTLAMNEVLREHFDRVDVTHARQKSRVLVARGPHGGRDPEPTRTHEEGLVICAYGGAFAGASVDIGTRFLLEHLPEPPEAEAVDLACGTGVIAATLATRHPSLRVYACDQSAAAVASARATAAANGVADRVEVARDDMLRSRPDGSASFIALNPPFHVGAAVNEDVAPRMFADAARVLRPDGELWTVWNSALRYRPALERLVGPTRQVARNPKFTVTVSTAR; this is translated from the coding sequence GTGGACTTCTCGCTCGACGCCCTGCGTCGCCGGCCCGACCTGGAAGGACCCGGTCTTCCGGCGACGGATGCCGCGGACCGGCTGATCCTCGACGAGTCCGCCGCCGCGCGGGCCCACACGAAGCCAGGTGAGCTCCTCGTGATCGGCGACGGCTACGGGGCCCTCACCCTCGGGTCGGCGGCGGACGGCGCCGAGGCGATCCGCGTGCACCAGGATCCGCTCCTCGGCGAGCTCGCGCTCGCGGCGAATGCCCGAGGCACGGGTCTCGCCGACCGCTTCGAGTCGTCAGCGCTCGTGCCGGGGCTCGTCGAGGGCGCGCGAGTCGTGCTCCTGCGCCTCCCCCGCTCGCTCGACGCCCTCCGCGATGTCGCGGGGCTTCTCGCCGCGCACGCGGGTCCCGACGTCGTCGTCTTCGCCGGCGGACGGATCAAGCACATGACCCTCGCGATGAACGAGGTGCTCCGCGAGCACTTCGATCGCGTCGACGTGACGCACGCACGCCAGAAGTCGAGGGTGCTCGTAGCCCGGGGACCGCACGGCGGTCGCGATCCCGAGCCGACCCGGACCCACGAGGAGGGTCTTGTCATCTGTGCCTACGGCGGGGCGTTCGCCGGGGCATCCGTCGACATCGGCACGCGGTTCCTGCTCGAACACCTGCCCGAGCCACCGGAGGCCGAGGCCGTCGACCTCGCGTGCGGCACGGGTGTCATCGCGGCGACGCTCGCCACGAGGCATCCGTCGCTGCGTGTGTACGCGTGCGATCAGTCGGCCGCGGCCGTCGCCTCGGCGCGGGCGACCGCCGCCGCCAACGGCGTGGCTGATCGCGTCGAGGTCGCACGCGACGACATGCTGCGGTCGCGTCCCGACGGAAGCGCCTCGTTCATCGCCCTCAATCCGCCGTTCCACGTCGGCGCGGCCGTGAACGAGGACGTCGCTCCGCGGATGTTCGCGGACGCTGCTCGGGTTCTGCGGCCGGACGGTGAGCTGTGGACGGTGTGGAACTCCGCACTGAGGTACCGTCCCGCGCTCGAGCGGCTCGTCGGCCCGACCCGCCAGGTGGCGCGCAACCCCAAGTTCACCGTCACCGTCTCGACGGCCCGCTGA
- a CDS encoding EI24 domain-containing protein has translation MREFFRGAGFLFRGFGWWRRRPGAMALGLVPAAIVAILLVALLTALGIFLPQLTTAATPFAEGWVPFWRDFIRFGFGAAVFGGALFIAVVSFTALTLIVGEPFYERIWRTVERDLGGTVPDEGYPFWHSVVDGLSLIGRGILVAIVAALVGFIPVVGTVLGFVTGVLLTGWLLGDELSSRSLAARGMTADARHALLRRHRARALGFGVATQLFFLIPFGAVVVMPAAVAGSTALSRSLLDDPRSIPSGTSQLRR, from the coding sequence ATGCGAGAGTTCTTCCGTGGCGCGGGCTTCCTCTTCCGGGGCTTCGGCTGGTGGCGTCGTCGGCCCGGTGCGATGGCGCTCGGACTCGTTCCGGCCGCGATCGTGGCGATCCTCCTCGTGGCGCTCCTGACAGCTCTCGGAATCTTCCTGCCGCAGCTCACCACGGCCGCGACGCCGTTCGCCGAAGGGTGGGTCCCGTTCTGGCGCGACTTCATCCGCTTCGGCTTCGGCGCGGCCGTCTTCGGCGGAGCGCTCTTCATCGCGGTCGTCTCCTTCACAGCGCTGACGCTGATCGTCGGCGAGCCGTTCTACGAGCGCATCTGGCGCACCGTCGAGCGCGACCTCGGCGGAACCGTGCCGGACGAGGGCTACCCCTTCTGGCACTCCGTCGTCGACGGCCTGTCGCTCATCGGCCGAGGCATCCTCGTCGCGATCGTGGCAGCGCTCGTGGGTTTCATCCCCGTCGTCGGCACGGTGCTGGGCTTCGTCACCGGCGTCCTGCTGACCGGCTGGCTGCTGGGCGACGAACTGTCGTCGCGATCGCTCGCGGCCCGCGGCATGACCGCCGATGCCCGCCATGCGCTGCTGCGCCGTCATCGAGCCCGGGCCCTCGGCTTCGGCGTCGCCACCCAGCTCTTCTTCCTCATCCCCTTCGGCGCGGTGGTCGTCATGCCCGCGGCGGTCGCAGGGTCCACGGCATTGTCGCGCTCGCTGCTCGACGACCCCAGAAGCATCCCGAGCGGCACCTCGCAGCTCCGCCGGTAG
- a CDS encoding collagen-like protein: protein MSEPTQPTPPITKPSPTSPEPAKRSGVGLGALIGVGVAVVVLSFLAAFLGSSLARSTEDAAAPSPTAAAETPAAVPTPKSTAEIEEMVKEILPAGSAVRAGKGTPTAGKGYEGDVYIDVSNANVYVFRDGEWVLAGNIKQSAAENLTGAQGETGATGATGAQGAQGEQGAQGEAGTPGTQVLLGSGAPADDTCTADGDVYIDTATNPTQFYLCSSGKWALSSSPTPSQLPSE, encoded by the coding sequence ATGAGTGAGCCCACGCAGCCGACCCCGCCGATCACCAAGCCGTCGCCCACGTCGCCGGAGCCTGCCAAGCGGTCCGGCGTCGGATTGGGAGCCCTGATCGGCGTCGGCGTCGCCGTCGTCGTGCTCTCGTTCCTCGCCGCCTTCCTCGGTTCCTCGCTCGCGCGGTCGACCGAGGATGCCGCTGCGCCGAGCCCGACGGCCGCGGCCGAGACGCCCGCGGCGGTGCCGACGCCCAAGTCGACGGCCGAGATCGAGGAGATGGTCAAGGAGATCCTGCCGGCCGGCTCGGCGGTCCGCGCCGGCAAGGGCACGCCGACCGCCGGCAAGGGATACGAGGGCGACGTCTACATCGACGTCTCGAACGCGAACGTCTATGTCTTCCGCGACGGCGAGTGGGTGCTCGCCGGCAACATCAAGCAGTCCGCCGCCGAGAACCTCACCGGCGCGCAGGGCGAGACGGGAGCGACCGGCGCGACGGGCGCTCAGGGCGCTCAGGGCGAGCAGGGCGCTCAGGGCGAGGCGGGAACGCCGGGAACCCAGGTGCTGCTCGGCTCGGGGGCGCCTGCCGACGACACCTGCACCGCGGACGGTGACGTCTACATCGACACGGCCACGAACCCGACGCAGTTCTACCTGTGCTCGAGCGGCAAGTGGGCGCTCTCGTCGAGCCCCACGCCGAGCCAGCTACCGAGCGAGTGA
- a CDS encoding elongation factor G yields MTTREDALAASGPAPTHRTIALLGAMGSGKTTLIEALLHTAGVIARMGSVEQGTTVCDHEPEEIARGVTLGLSLAWLTWTADGVEHGVTLVDTPGHPDFVGSVDAALSVADCAVIVVSAVDGVTSGTRTAWASARAAGVPRLVVVTQEDRARADFHRTVDQLKEAFGAGLWPVELPIGEEQAFHGVADVFTERALVYETDGAHHDEAVPADLEAEEHRLHQEVTEEIVARDDALLEAYLDGTEPSAVDLETRLATAIAAGEAVPIAVCSAVSGAGVDHVLDLLCALSPAAGTADGRIVIGVDDEGNGGAEHAVRIDASGETLVHVFRTVADPFVGTVAMFKVLSGVLRPGDRLRNATTGGEERIPALFRLRGVEHVPADSFRAGEVGAVAKLTATPARSLLWTRAQGHARPTPLPLRAPVYAVTLEPVSQSDDAKLTTALARLTAEDPTLVVDRSGSLTILRGLGDTHVAVAVERLARVLGVHVTTGSAPIAYRETISRTAAAEGKLKKQSGGHGQFAVVQLRVSPLPPGGGFAFVDSVVGGAVPRSYIPAVEKGALDALAAGGPLGHPVVDVQVELLDGKAHSVDSSEMAFRTAASLGVKAALAEAGTVRLEPISLVHVTVPIDLQGAVLTDLSGRRARVHASESEPDGRVRVVAAVPEAELERYVLDLRALTGAQAELTMTADHYEPAPGGARG; encoded by the coding sequence GTGACGACGCGGGAGGACGCCTTGGCAGCGAGCGGTCCAGCACCCACCCACCGGACGATCGCGCTCCTCGGCGCAATGGGGTCGGGCAAGACCACGCTCATCGAGGCGCTCCTGCACACGGCCGGGGTCATCGCGCGAATGGGGTCGGTGGAGCAGGGCACCACCGTGTGCGATCACGAGCCGGAGGAGATCGCCCGCGGCGTGACGCTGGGCCTCTCGCTCGCCTGGCTGACCTGGACCGCCGACGGCGTCGAGCACGGCGTGACGCTCGTGGACACCCCCGGGCACCCCGACTTCGTCGGGTCGGTGGATGCCGCGCTCTCGGTCGCCGACTGCGCCGTCATCGTCGTGAGCGCCGTCGACGGGGTGACCAGCGGCACGCGCACGGCATGGGCCAGCGCCCGGGCCGCCGGCGTCCCGCGGCTCGTCGTCGTCACCCAGGAGGACCGCGCCCGAGCGGACTTCCACCGGACGGTCGACCAGTTGAAGGAGGCGTTCGGAGCGGGCCTGTGGCCCGTCGAGCTGCCGATCGGCGAGGAGCAGGCGTTCCACGGCGTCGCCGACGTGTTCACCGAACGAGCCCTCGTCTACGAGACCGACGGCGCGCACCATGACGAAGCGGTGCCCGCCGATCTCGAGGCCGAGGAGCACCGCCTCCACCAGGAGGTGACGGAGGAGATCGTCGCGCGCGACGACGCCCTGCTCGAGGCCTATCTCGACGGGACCGAGCCCTCGGCCGTCGATCTGGAGACGAGGCTCGCCACCGCCATCGCCGCCGGGGAGGCGGTGCCCATCGCCGTCTGCTCCGCCGTGAGCGGCGCGGGCGTGGATCACGTCCTCGATCTGCTGTGCGCCCTGTCGCCCGCCGCCGGGACGGCCGACGGCCGCATCGTCATCGGCGTGGACGACGAGGGGAACGGGGGAGCCGAGCACGCGGTCCGCATCGACGCATCGGGCGAGACGCTCGTGCACGTCTTCCGCACGGTGGCCGATCCCTTCGTCGGCACGGTGGCCATGTTCAAGGTGCTCTCCGGCGTGCTGCGGCCCGGCGACCGCCTGCGCAATGCGACGACGGGCGGCGAGGAGCGCATCCCGGCGCTGTTCCGCCTGCGCGGTGTCGAGCACGTGCCGGCCGACTCGTTCCGCGCGGGAGAGGTCGGCGCCGTCGCCAAGCTCACCGCGACGCCCGCCCGGTCGCTCCTGTGGACGAGGGCTCAGGGGCATGCCCGGCCCACGCCGCTTCCCCTTCGAGCCCCCGTCTACGCCGTGACCCTCGAGCCCGTCTCCCAGTCCGACGATGCGAAGCTCACGACGGCTCTCGCGCGGCTGACCGCCGAAGATCCGACGCTCGTCGTCGACCGCTCCGGCAGCCTCACGATCCTTCGGGGGCTGGGCGACACGCACGTCGCCGTCGCCGTCGAGCGCCTCGCGCGGGTCCTCGGCGTGCACGTCACGACGGGGAGCGCGCCGATCGCGTACCGCGAGACGATCTCGCGCACGGCGGCCGCCGAGGGGAAGCTGAAGAAGCAGTCCGGCGGACATGGCCAGTTCGCGGTCGTGCAGCTGCGCGTGTCGCCTCTGCCCCCGGGAGGCGGGTTCGCCTTCGTGGATTCCGTCGTCGGCGGTGCGGTGCCGCGCTCGTACATCCCCGCCGTCGAGAAGGGGGCGCTCGACGCGCTCGCCGCGGGCGGGCCCCTGGGCCACCCCGTCGTCGATGTGCAGGTCGAGCTCCTCGACGGAAAGGCGCACTCGGTCGACTCGTCGGAGATGGCGTTCCGCACCGCAGCGTCCCTCGGGGTCAAGGCGGCGCTCGCCGAGGCCGGCACCGTGCGCCTCGAGCCGATCTCGCTCGTGCACGTGACCGTCCCGATCGACCTGCAGGGTGCGGTGCTCACCGACCTCTCGGGCCGGCGCGCGCGTGTGCACGCGAGCGAGTCCGAGCCCGATGGCCGCGTCCGGGTGGTCGCCGCCGTCCCCGAGGCGGAGCTCGAGCGGTACGTGCTCGACCTGCGCGCGCTGACCGGCGCCCAGGCGGAGCTGACGATGACGGCCGACCATTACGAGCCGGCACCGGGAGGCGCCCGGGGGTGA
- a CDS encoding helix-turn-helix domain-containing protein — protein sequence MPERPPFSPVIALLTVSSVWDAQLTAAVKDLGLTTRKYGLLAHIHATPGISFSELARRSQITVQTAHTAVRALQEEGLVQDATAQAGAASDLRATDKGEAALAEADARLARLDATFAAGAPRLSEALHGLHEEPFGA from the coding sequence ATGCCTGAGCGTCCGCCCTTCAGCCCGGTCATCGCGCTTCTCACCGTCTCGAGCGTGTGGGACGCGCAGCTCACCGCCGCCGTGAAGGACCTCGGCCTCACGACCCGGAAGTACGGACTGCTCGCGCACATCCACGCGACGCCGGGGATCTCGTTCTCGGAGCTCGCGCGGCGCTCTCAGATCACGGTCCAGACCGCCCACACCGCGGTCCGCGCGCTGCAGGAGGAGGGGCTGGTGCAGGATGCCACGGCTCAGGCCGGTGCGGCCTCCGACCTGCGGGCGACCGACAAGGGCGAGGCGGCCCTCGCCGAGGCCGACGCCCGCCTCGCACGGCTCGACGCGACCTTCGCGGCGGGCGCTCCGCGGCTGAGCGAGGCCCTGCACGGCCTGCACGAGGAGCCGTTCGGCGCGTGA
- the nhaA gene encoding Na+/H+ antiporter NhaA has protein sequence MSESTIRTTERRRPTSRKRAPGTDRLAAAVMLAGAAIAMLWANAPFGATYEEFWELPIGLGIGDWSVTFPAHAVVNEGLMTLFFFLVGLEVKRELTIGELTDRARAVLPIAAAVAGLVVPALIFVLFNVSSGEADAWGVVISTDTAFLLGALALIAPKYPSRLRIFLLTLAVVDDIGALLAIGVFYNSGLDIAPFVVAIVIMVLLALVRFLRVGRGLSYFLLGGALWIALLLAGIHPTLAGVAVALLIPVFPPRRGDVERAAELSQAFRESPSPAYAAAVTRSLRDSLSINERVDQAWRPYISFGVLPIFAIANAGVHLDPQTVRDAVTSPVAWGIVVGLVVGKFVGITGATALLRAMGKGQLAPGLGLNRIAGGGALSGIGFTISLFLVPIAISDPETQNIARVAVLTASVLAFFAGWLVLTVGDRIWPPRPVGAVLMRPFDAQRDHFRGTVEAKLEIVEYGDFECPFCSRATGSVDTVLDHFGDRVRWVWRHFPLDAPHPHAQEAAQAAEAAALQGRFLDMAVTLFANQDRLETQDLCAYASALGLDADRFMEDFRSPRVMRRIQDDRLDAELMDLSGTPTFFINGRRHIGPYDSATLIRALEAAPGGTGAFVKQ, from the coding sequence GTGAGCGAGTCCACGATCCGCACCACGGAGAGGCGCAGGCCCACCTCGCGCAAGCGCGCGCCGGGCACCGATCGCCTCGCCGCGGCCGTCATGCTGGCAGGCGCGGCGATCGCGATGCTGTGGGCGAATGCGCCCTTCGGTGCGACCTATGAGGAGTTCTGGGAACTCCCGATCGGCCTGGGGATCGGCGACTGGAGCGTCACCTTCCCGGCGCACGCCGTCGTCAACGAGGGGCTCATGACGCTCTTCTTCTTCCTCGTGGGGCTCGAGGTGAAGCGGGAGCTCACGATCGGCGAACTCACCGACCGGGCGCGCGCCGTGCTGCCGATCGCCGCGGCGGTCGCCGGGCTCGTGGTTCCGGCGCTCATCTTCGTGCTCTTCAACGTGTCGAGCGGGGAGGCGGATGCCTGGGGTGTGGTCATCTCGACCGACACCGCGTTCCTCCTCGGCGCCCTCGCCCTCATCGCTCCGAAGTACCCGTCCCGCCTGCGCATCTTCCTGCTGACGCTCGCGGTGGTCGACGACATCGGCGCCCTGCTCGCGATCGGCGTCTTCTACAACAGCGGGCTCGACATCGCGCCGTTCGTGGTCGCGATCGTCATCATGGTGCTCCTCGCGCTCGTGCGGTTCCTCCGCGTCGGGCGCGGTCTCTCCTACTTCCTGCTCGGCGGTGCGCTGTGGATCGCGCTCCTCCTGGCCGGCATCCATCCGACCCTCGCCGGTGTCGCCGTGGCGCTTCTCATCCCCGTCTTCCCGCCGCGCCGCGGCGACGTCGAGCGGGCCGCCGAGCTTTCGCAGGCGTTCCGCGAGTCGCCGAGTCCGGCGTACGCGGCCGCCGTGACGCGGAGTCTCCGCGACTCGCTGTCGATCAACGAGCGCGTCGATCAGGCGTGGCGGCCGTACATCTCGTTCGGCGTCCTGCCCATCTTCGCGATCGCGAACGCGGGAGTCCACCTCGATCCCCAGACGGTCCGGGATGCCGTCACCTCTCCCGTCGCATGGGGCATCGTGGTCGGACTCGTCGTCGGCAAGTTCGTCGGCATCACGGGTGCGACCGCTCTCCTCCGTGCCATGGGCAAAGGGCAGCTCGCCCCCGGCCTGGGCCTCAACCGGATCGCCGGCGGCGGAGCGCTGTCGGGCATCGGCTTCACGATCTCGCTGTTCCTCGTCCCGATCGCGATCTCGGATCCCGAGACGCAGAACATCGCGCGTGTCGCCGTGCTCACGGCATCCGTCCTCGCGTTCTTCGCGGGCTGGCTCGTGCTCACGGTCGGCGATCGCATCTGGCCGCCCCGCCCGGTCGGAGCGGTGCTCATGCGGCCGTTCGACGCGCAGCGCGACCACTTCCGCGGGACCGTCGAGGCGAAGCTCGAGATCGTCGAGTACGGCGACTTCGAGTGCCCCTTCTGCAGCCGCGCGACGGGCTCCGTCGACACCGTGCTCGACCACTTCGGCGACCGCGTGCGATGGGTGTGGCGGCACTTCCCCCTCGACGCTCCGCACCCGCACGCGCAGGAGGCCGCGCAGGCGGCCGAAGCCGCCGCGCTGCAGGGGCGCTTCCTCGACATGGCGGTCACCCTCTTCGCGAACCAGGACCGCCTCGAGACGCAGGACCTGTGCGCCTACGCGTCAGCGCTGGGTCTCGATGCCGATCGCTTCATGGAGGACTTCCGCTCGCCGCGCGTGATGCGGCGGATCCAGGACGATCGGCTGGATGCCGAGCTCATGGACCTCAGCGGCACCCCGACCTTCTTCATCAACGGCCGGCGGCACATCGGCCCGTACGATTCCGCCACTCTCATCAGGGCCCTCGAGGCGGCGCCGGGCGGCACCGGGGCGTTTGTGAAGCAATAG